The Coccidioides posadasii str. Silveira chromosome 3, complete sequence genome contains a region encoding:
- a CDS encoding uncharacterized protein (antiSMASH:Cluster_3.4~antiSMASH:Cluster_3.3~SMCOG1005:Drug resistance transporter, EmrB/QacA~EggNog:ENOG410PMBP~COG:G~TransMembrane:14 (i56-76o96-115i127-145o151-172i184-208o214-234i254-275o281-301i322-342o362-381i388-406o418-437i449-473o530-547i)) has product MSEPGLPSWDTVVPTEGQKAERLTMDETRSSETTAGSSGETNEILQQKTSMRSKGLRFWAIIAALAVDGLLTALEATITSTALPTIIGALGGADQYIWAVNVYFLCMTALQPLFGQLANVFGRRWPTIIATALFILGSGISGGAHNMGMMIAGRAIQGLGAGGINVLIEIIICDLVPLRERGNYLALIFGLIALGTALGPFFGGLIVQHTSWRWVFYLNLPIGGAALVLLVLFLKVKYKKEDTLATRLSNIDWIGTGVFVGSVVSILISLSWAGALYPWSSYRIIVPLVIGFAGLIGFLFFEGSRFCVDPTMPLHLFSNRTSLTAFILTFLHSITTIWAIYFLPVYFQGVLISTPGRSGVQLLPTILMLIPFAAISGKLLAQFGRYRPLHHAGYAIMVIGLGLFTLLDEESSTAEWVIYQAIEAAGAGLIIPVLLPAVQAELSDKDTALATSTWAFIRSFGMVWGSTIPAAVFNNRFDQLAGRISSADVAAQLKGGKAYEHATKLFLEALPARIRQEVISVFSDSLKRTWQIAIAFAALGFVVVIGAREVPLRQELDTEYGMEDGSRKNSVVVMEEGEKDGQENANGEGQKAFQVPETIA; this is encoded by the exons ATGTCAGAACCAGGTCTTCCCAGCTGGGATACCGTGGTCCCTACCGAGGGCCAGAAAGCGGAGCGATTAACGATGGACGAGACAAGATCAAGCGAGACCACGGCTGGGAGCAGCGGAGAAACTAATGAAATTCTCCAGCAAAAGACATCTATGAGGAGCAAGGGCCTGCGATTCTGGGCAATCATAGCAGCCCTTGCAGTTGACGGGCTCCTGACTGCCCTAGAAGCAACCATCACATCAACTGCTCTGCCAACAATTATCGGGGCTCTTGGGGGGGCAGATCAGTACATCTGGGCAGTCAACGTGTATTTTTTGTGCAT GACCGCGCTACAGCCACTTTTTGGGCAGCTGGCAAACGTTTTCGGCAGACGTTGGCCGACCATCATAGCCACAGCGTTGTTCATCCTAGGGAGTGGAATCTCGGGCGGTGCGCATAACATGGGCATGATGATCGCAGGTCGCGCTATCCAGGGTCTTGGTGCCGGCGGAATCAACGTCCTTATCGAAATCATCATCTGCGACTTGGTTCCGCTGCGAGAGAGAGGAAACTATCTCGCATTGATATTCGGCCTAATCGCACTGGGGACAGCCCTCGGCCCCTTTTTCGGTGGTCTAATTGTTCAACATACCTCATGGAGATGGGTGTTCTACCTCAATCTCCCAATAGGTGGCGCGGCACTGGTCCTGCTGGTTCTCTTCTTGAAGGTCAAGTACAAGAAAGAGGACACGCTCGCGACGAGACTCAGCAACATCGATTGGATCGGCACTGGGGTCTTCGTCGGATCAGTGGTTTCGATTTTGATATCTTTGTCTTGGGCCGGTGCATTGTATCCTTGGTCGTCCTACCGTATCATTGTCCCGCTAGTCATCGGTTTTGCGGGACTTATTggcttccttttctttgAAGGATCCAGATTCTGTGTGGATCCAACTATGCCTCTGCACCTCTTCTCGAATCGCACATCATTGACGGCCTTTATCCTTACATTCCTCCACAGCATTACCACGATCTGGGCGATATACTTCCTTCCAGTGTATTTCCAAGGCGTACTCATTTCGACTCCTGGACGCTCCGGTGTCCAGCTACTTCCCACGATATTGATGTTGATCCCGTTTGCCGCCATATCCGGAAAACTTCTGGCTCAATTTGGCCGCTATCGCCCACTCCACCATGCCGGATATGCGATTATGGTTATAGGGCTTGGGCTGTTTACTCTGTTGGACGAAGAATCCTCAACCGCAGAATGGGTCATTTATCAAGCCATTGAAGCTGCGGGTGCAGGTTTGATCATTCCGGTGCTACTACCGGCGGTTCAGGCTGAGCTCTCCGACAAGGACACGGCCTTGGCGACATCCACATGGGCTTTCATACGAAGTTTCGGTATGGTATGGGGCTCTACCATCCCTGCCGCAGTGTTTAACAACCGATTTGATCAACTCGCTGGCCGTATCAGCAGCGCAGACGTCGCTGCCCAGCTCAAAGGCGGGAAGGCGTACGAGCACGCCACAAAACTATTCCTCGAAGCACTACCAGCCAGGATCCGTCAGGAAGTTATTTCTGTCTTTTCAGACAGCTTAAAACGCACTTGGCAAATCGCAATCGCATTCGCAGCCCTGGGATTCGTCGTTGTCATTGGTGCACGGGAAGTGCCCCTGCGACAGGAGTTGGACACCGAGTATGGAATGGAGGATGGGTCGAGGAAGAACAGCGTGGTCG
- a CDS encoding uncharacterized protein (antiSMASH:Cluster_3.4~antiSMASH:Cluster_3.3~EggNog:ENOG410PY30), which yields MAAPPEVTMKNLSGIWVMSKNLSGDLDPCLEIQGIPWIVRKAVSWATVTGRLKQLRTEGGLTTIHIDQTATGGIKGESENHQLNWMEFTHGSGMFGTQKVRTRWTTIDQNSVSGDGTPLDPFLTADWLDEEGGDLSFEAGSDDGKHVQVYVVSSKGGWTAEQIWGFAMIEGERYHVRRFIVRKGERAAKVRMVYEWKGRLEDS from the exons ATGGCGGCTCCTCCAGAGGTCACTATGAAAAATCTCAGCGGCATTTGGGTCATG AGCAAAAATCTATCAGGCGACTTAGATCCTTGCCTCGAAATACAAGGCATTCCATGGATTGTTCGCAAAGCCGTTTCTTGGGCTACCGTAACAGGACGCCTGAAGCAATTAAGAACTGAAGGTGGCCTGACAACCATTCACATCGACCAGACCGCGACGGGAGGCATCAAAGGCGAATCAGAGAATCATCAGCTGAATTGGATGGAATTCACGCATGGTTCGGGCATGTTTGGAACACAGAAAGTACGCACCCGATGGACAACAATCGATCAAAACTCAGTTAGTGGTGACGGGACTCCACTTGATCCGTTCCTCACGGCGGATTGGTTAGATGAAGAGGGAGGAGACCTTAGCTTTGAGGCCGGTTCTGATGACGGGAAGCATGTCCAAGTATACGTGGTGAGTAGTAAGGGAGGATGGACAGCGGAGCAGATCTGGGGATTTGCAATGATAGAAGGAGAGAGATATCATGTCCGCCGGTTTATTGTCAGAAAGGGCGAAAGAGCAGCGAAAGTGAGAATGGTATACGAATGGAAGGGAAGACTCGAAGATAGTTGA
- a CDS encoding uncharacterized protein (antiSMASH:Cluster_3.4~antiSMASH:Cluster_3.3~SMCOG1000:ABC transporter ATP-binding protein~EggNog:ENOG410PJ6E~COG:Q~TransMembrane:15 (i7-24o30-48i226-249o291-309i316-339o345-364i371-391o411-432i818-839o989-1010i1031-1053o1065-1085i1092-1112o1132-1153i1174-1196o)), with protein MIFLRQVWTLFLKNILITLVRPWFTTSIRAFLLPVIFVAFLSYARNLFIPPAEFGIGEPTPVRSLPDALGAVSGGRDKVVFVNNGFTGGAIDRVIARVAEPVRSSGKKVEILSSPDQLADACKSTLLGTSYCIAAAVFYSSPTEGPDEKWNYTLKADGSLGGGKIRTTDIDNDAEIYIIPFQHAVDWAIASVDDTNNGGLPQQEVLEYPYTSKTAEERRQTIRIRYMGAIIDILAIAFLIGIVGVTYQLTGLVAAERELGMSQLIDCMMPNNALWQAQAARSVAAHLALDAIYAPGWIVIAIILSLGVFSNTSPGILLIFHLLAGLSLSSFSLFGASFFKRAQLSGISVTIACLLLGIISQIVGPESNGGVAILSLLFPPMNYINFTILMARWERQNLPTNMVKSAPESPWTIPGIAFWIFFIVQILVYPVLGAWIERLFYGTQCKDRKTTRSNETTTAVSLNRFTKIYRPNWFYRKIGPMLGSRRQEVLAVDDLTLEVGKGEIMVLLGANGSGKSTTLDAISGLSKISAGQVAVNYTETGGGFGLCPQRNVLWDRLTVLEHVRIFNSLKAANKVDTKERLLELITACDLDKKTTAQSRTLSGGQKRKLQLAMMFTGGSSVCCVDEVSSGLDPISRRKIWDILLAERGERTILLTTHFLDEADLLADHIAILSKGSLKVTGSSVELKNRLGSGYRVHVYHGPGPEKSFVSTFRSEPSEKQNDHIVYSLPDSSEAAIFVTALERLGISDYSVSGPTIEDVFLKVAEEVQLRPILPKDEKFSDVKESQQTLDLLTGKRIGMAQQTWVLFCKRATILRRNWLPYLAAFFIPIIAAGLVTLFLKNFKRPGCSGPGTTLEFDIESLLSQVDLELVIGPANRVTPSSIGEFASSLPGSSSPNFNASILNNTHIVNTLEEFNNYIDNNFRNVTPGGFFLGDESSPPTFAWKGNGDISLPVIVQNAMDNLLTNVSISTQYQSFELPFAENSGQALQLIVYFGLALSVYPAFFSLYLTVERLRNVRALHYSNGVRSFPLWLAYLCFDSLIVLAVSVLVIIIFRGVSDTWYYPGYLFVVLLLYGIAATLFAYVISLLAKSQLAAFAFSAGAQAVMFLLYFIAYMSVLTYAPTTRVNSLITTMHFVIAALAPIGNVTRSIFTALNIFSTLCRGKEVASYPGEIKLYGGPILYLVLQSIFLFGFLIWWDSGPVLRRFRKETKEEDPEEDLSGDEDLNNELTRVSSSSDGLRVLHLTKSFGKFIAVQDVTFGVARGEVFALLGPNGAGKSTTISLIRGDIQPSRKGGEVFVENVSVTKQRATARAHLGVCPQFDAMDQMTVLEHLRFYARIRGISDVEHNVSEIIWAVGLHPFRHRMAAKLSGGNKRKLSLGIALMGNPTVLLLDEPSSGMDAASKRIMWRTLAAVVPGRSLVLTTHSMEEADALAKRAGIMAKRMLALGTTDYLRKRHGNAYHVHMVHKSAPHTSNEDMEKVRRWIIDHLPGASVEQKTYHGQLRFSVQALNSHSDAVSSVNSRSDDPDRILHSFGDAGESNKPTDGLPASSNSAMNNTESVSVGRVFSLLEANRLDLGIEFYSVSQTTLDQVFLSIVGKHYVGEDGEVS; from the exons ATGATATTCCTCCGCCAGGTTTGGACTTTGTTCCTGAAAAATATCCTGATAACGCTCGTTCGCCCTTGGTTTACTACCTCGATTCGCGCATTTCTCTTGCCCGTTATCTTCGTTGCATTCTT GTCTTATGCCCGTAATTTGTTCATTCCGCCGGCGGAATTTGGCATCGGCGAACCAACTCCCGTCCGATCTTTGCCCGACGCTCTCGGCGCTGTCTCTGGTGGGAGAGACAAAGTAGTGTTCGTTAACAATGGATTTACTGGAGGAGCCATCGATCGGGTGATCGCACGGGTCGCAGAGCCCGTCAGATCGAGTGGGAAGAAAGTGGAAATCCTCTCTTCTCCGGATCAGCTGGCCGATGCCTGCAAAAGTACATTACTAGGCACCAGTTACTGCATAGCAGCTGCAGTGTTTTATTCGTCTCCCACCGAGGGTCCCGATGAAAAATGGAATTATACGCTCAAGGCGGATGGCAGCTTGGGCGGCGGCAAGATTCGGACCACGGATATTGACAATGATGCTGAGATCTATATTATTCCATTCCAGCATGCAGTGGATTGGGCTATTGCATCTGTCGATGATACAAATAACGGTGGCTTGCCCCAACAAGAG GTTCTGGAATACCCGTACACGTCGAAAACTGCAGAAGAACGAAGACAGACTATTCGCATTCGTTATATGGGCGCAATTATTGACATCCTTGCCATCGCGTTTCTGATTGGCATTGTCGGTGTGACATATCAACTCACGGGCCTAGTCGCAGCTGAACGTGAATTGGGCATGAGCCAGCTTATCGATTGTATGATGCCGAATAATGCACTCTGGCAAGCACAGGCTGCCCGATCCGTTGCTGCACATCTCGCATTGGATGCGATTTATGCACCGGGATGGATCGTAATTGCAATCATCTTGAGCCTGGGCGTATTCAGCAACACATCGCCCGGGATTCTGCTTATATTTCATCTCTTAGCCGGCCTTTCTTTATCCTCATTTTCATTATTTGGTGCATCTTTTTTCAAAAGAGCGCAGCTCAGTGGAATATCCGTGACTATTGCTTGCCTCTTGCTGGGTATCATTTCTCAAATTGTCGGTCCGGAAAGCAACGGCGGCGTTGCAATTCTTTCTCTTCTATTTCCTCCTATGAATTACATCAACTTCACAATATTAATGGCACGCTGGGAACGACAAAATCTTCCAACCAATATGGTCAAGTCTGCCCCAGAAAGTCCATGGACCATCCCAGGGATTGCTTTTTGGATTTTTTTTATCGTCCAGATCCTAGTTTATCCAGTTCTCGGTGCATGGATTGAACGGCTATTCTATGGAACGCAGTGCAAAGACAGGAAGACCACAAGATCCAATGAAACTACGACCGCTGTTTCATTAAATAGATTCACTAAAATATACAGGCCCAACTGGTTTTACAGAAAGATCGGCCCGATGCTCGGTAGCCGACGGCAAGAAGTATTGGCCGTTGACGACCTGACCCTTGAAGTGGGTAAGGGTGAGATTATGGTCTTGCTTGGTGCTAATGGAAGTGGGAAGTCCACCACACTGGACGCGATTTCTGGCCTCTCAAAGATCTCTGCTGGACAAGTTGCGGTTAACTATACCGAGACGGGCGGTGGGTTTGGATTGTGTCCTCAGCGAAATGTTCTATGGGATCGTCTGACCGTCCTGGAGCATGTTCGGATATTCAATAGTCTGAAGGCAGCCAACAAGGTTGACACTAAGGAGAGGCTCCTCGAACTTATCACAGCATGTGACCTAGATAAAAAGACAACTGCCCAGTCGCGAACCTTATCTGGCGGACAGAAGAGAAAGCTCCAGTTGGCTATGATGTTCACTGGAGGATCGTCCGTTTGCTGTGTTGATGAGGTTTCTTCGGGCCTCGATCCGATATCAAGGAGAAAGATCTGGGATATTTTACTCGCTGAGCGGGGAGAGCGGACAATTCTGCTGACTACGCATTTTTTGGATGAAGCCGACCTTTTGGCGGATCATATTGCCATCCTGTCTAAGGGTTCCCTAAAAGTTACAGGATCAAGTGTCGAGCTTAAGAATCGCCTTGGGTCGGGTTATCGAGTTCATGTATATCACGGTCCGGGTCCCGAAAAGTCGTTTGTATCGACCTTTAGGAGTGAACCGTCGGAAAAACAGAACGATCACATTGTTTACAGTCTTCCAGACTCTTCAGAGGCGGCAATTTTTGTTACGGCACTGGAGCGACTTGGAATTTCAGATTACTCTGTTAGTGGCCCAACTATCGAAGATGTGTTCCTGAAAGTAGCGGAAGAGGTTCAGCTCCGACCAATCCTCCCCAAAGACGAGAAGTTCAGTGATGTCAAGGAATCTCAACAAACCCTAGACCTCTTAACCGGGAAACGCATTGGGATGGCGCAGCAAACTTGGGTCTTGTTTTGCAAAAGAGCCACAATTCTCCGCCGGAATTGGCTTCCTTACTTGGCTGCTTTCTTCATTCCTATCATTGCTGCTGGTTTGGTGACACTATTCCTAAAGAATTTCAAGCGGCCTGGCTGTTCCGGCCCGGGAACTACGCTCGAATTCGATATCGAATCTCTCTTATCCCAAGTTGATCTTGAGTTAGTTATTGGCCCAGCAAACAGGGTTACACCGTCGTCGATAGGCGAATTCGCGAGCTCTTTGCCTGGCTCCTCCTCTCCTAATTTCAATGCCTCAATTCTCAACAACACACATATCGTTAACACACTGGAGGAATTCAACAATTATATCGACAATAATTTCCGAAACGTAACCCCAGGAGGTTTCTTCCTGGGCGATGAATCCTCGCCGCCAACCTTTGCTTGGAAGGGAAACGGAGATATATCGCTCCCCGTGATTGTTCAAAACGCAATGGACAATCTCCTGACGAACGTCTCAATCAGCACGCAATATCAAAGCTTCGAGCTTCCTTTTGCCGAGAACTCGGGTCAAGCTCTCCAGCTGATCGTTTACTTCGGTCTAGCTCTCTCCGTTTACCCGgcctttttctccctttATCTCACTGTCGAGCGACTCAGGAACGTCCGCGCACTTCACTATAGCAATGGGGTCCGAAGCTTTCCACTCTGGCTTGCCTATCTCTGCTTTGATTCTCTGATTGTACTTGCAGTCAGTGTTTTGGTGATTATCATCTTTAGGGGGGTCTCGGATACATGGTACTATCCGGGATACCTGTTTGTTGTCCTACTCCTCTACGGTATTGCCGCAACTCTCTTTGCATATGTCATATCACTTTTGGCAAAATCTCAACTGGCTGCGTTTGCTTTTTCTGCAGGCGCTCAAGC GGTCATGTTTCTCCTCTACTTCATTGCCTACATGTCAGTTCTGACGTACGCTCCGACTACTCGAGTAAACAGTCTGATTACCACAATGCATTTTGTGATTGCGGCTCTCGCTCCAATCGGCAATGTTACGAGGTCCATATTTACGGCCCTCAACATCTTTTCCACTCTCTGCAGAGGCAAAGAAGTTGCATCATACCCGGGAGAGATCAAATTATACGGAGGTCCTATCCtttatcttgttcttcagtCAATATTTCTTTTCGGGTTCTTGATCTGGTGGGATAGTGGACCTGTCCTTCGTAGATTCCGGAAGGaaaccaaagaagaagatccaGAAGAGGATCTCAGCGGGGATGAAGACCTCAATAATGAACTTACCCGAGTCTCGAGCTCTAGCGATGGCCTCAGGGTTCTGCACCTGACGAAGTCATTTGGGAAATTTATTGCTGTCCAAGATGTCACATTTGGAGTAGCACGGGGCGAAGTGTTTGCATTGCTTGGACCTAACGGCGCAGGAAAATCGACAACTATAAGTCTTATTAGAGGTGACATTCAACCATCTCGGAAAGGCGGAGAGGTCTTTGTCGAGAATGTATCGGTTACTAAGCAGCGTGCCACCGCGCGAGCTCACTTAGGTGTATGTCCACAGTTCGATGCGATGGATCAAATGACGGTTTTGGAACACTTGAGGTTCTATGCTCGCATCCGCGGGATTTCGGACGTTGAACACAACGTCAGCGAAATTATCTGGGCAGTTGGTCTTCACCCGTTCCGCCATCGCATGGCGGCCAAGCTATCGGGAGGAAACAAGAGGAAATTGTCGCTTGGAATTGCATTGATGGGCAATCCAACGGTCCTTTTGCTTGACGAACCTTCGTCCGGAATGGATGCCGCCTCCAAGCGAATCATGTGGCGCACCCTCGCAGCAGTTGTGCCTGGACGCTCTCTAGTCTTGACCACGCATTCTATGGAAGAGGCTGATGCTCTCGCGAAACGTGCCGGAATTATGGCGAAAAGGATGCTTGCTCTTGGAACTACCGATTATCTGCGCAAACGACACGGTAACGCCTATCATGTCCACATGGTCCATAAGTCAGCCCCGCATACGAGCAACGAAGATATGGAAAAGGTCCGCCGTTGGATTATAGACCATCTTCCTGGCGCATCTGTTGAACAGAAGACATACCATGGACAATTACGATTTAGCGTTCAAGCCTTGAATTCACACTCTGATGCGGTCTCATCCGTTAACTCCAGGTCTGATGACCCAGACAGGATCTTACATAGTTTTGGCGACGCTGGCGAGTCGAACAAACCTACGGACGGGCTACCTGCAAGCTCCAACAGCGCTATGAACAATACGGAGAGCGTCAGCGTCGGCAGAGTATTTTCCCTTCTTGAAGCGAACCGACTAGACCTTGGAATCGAATTTTATTCCGTCAGCCAGACTACGCTTGATCAAGTATTTTTGTCTATTGTGGGAAAGCACTATGTTGGAGAGGACGGTGAGGTCTCCTAA